One genomic region from Eublepharis macularius isolate TG4126 chromosome 18, MPM_Emac_v1.0, whole genome shotgun sequence encodes:
- the LOC129345783 gene encoding galactosylceramide sulfotransferase-like, which produces MNCVWLPFAIWKQRSWLVTIILLLLLLLLRHLTRNEILKINSGEKLFSRQQKITLTRSLAKQWAARKSGLEKQGRPSVVFLKTHKTGSSTVQNILFRAGERRNLTVAFPRYSYQFAYPERFSGDFVEDLPPGAAHFNLLCSHMRLDAGEVQAVMAPQTIFLTILRDPVQTFESVFHYYRNIVPAFQLLYNHSSPLLAFLEASSQYYDAQDVSNGLARNPMTFDLGLNASREAAPSSQWASELERLNQTFQLVMLAEHFDESLLLARELLGLDMEELVYVRLNVRHKESSPLAKEMGQKIQAWNWFDVQLYRFFQSVFWRKVEHYGYVRMKRELDAFRALRQKTVARCLAGGPVGPEIMADDLRPWQPGSVTILGYNLRQNLTSAQYRDCFRMVLPELQYHAYLYYRQYGRNMRPLPTT; this is translated from the coding sequence CGAAATACTGAAGATCAACTCTGGAGAAAAGCTGTTCAGCCGCCAACAGAAGATTACTTTAACCCGCTCTTTGGCTAAACAGTGGGCTGCAAGAAAGTCTGGCTTGGAAAAGCAGGGAAGACCCAGCGTTGTCTTTCTGAAGACCCACAAGACAGGCAGTAGTACAGTGCAGAATATACTTTTCCGTGCCGGCGAGCGGCGCAACTTGACTGTGGCCTTTCCACGCTACTCCTATCAGTTTGCATACCCAGAACGCTTCTCCGGGGACTTTGTGGAAGACCTCCCACCTGGGGCTGcccacttcaatttgctctgcagCCACATGAGGCTGGACGCTGGGGAAGTCCAGGCTgtcatggccccccaaaccatCTTCCTCACCATCCTGCGGGATCCAGTGCAGACTTTTGAATCTGTCTTCCATTACTATCGAAACATCGTGCCCGCCTTCCAGCTACTGTACAACCACTCCAGCCCACTACTTGCTTTTCTTGAGGCATCAAGTCAGTACTATGATGCTCAGGATGTCAGCAACGGACTAGCCAGGAACCCCATGACCTTTGACCTGGGCCTGAATGCAAGCCGCGAAGCAGCCCCGAGCAGCCAGTGGGCAAGTGAGCTGGAAAGACTTAACCAAACCTTTCAGCTGGTGATGCTTGCAGAACATTTTGATGAGTCCTTGCTTCTGGCACGGGAATTGTTAGGTCTAGACATGGAAGAACTGGTTTATGTCCGGCTAAATGTCCGTCATAAGGAGTCGTCGCCTTTGGCAAAGGAGATGGGGCAGAAAATCCAGGCCTGGAACTGGTTTGATGTGCAACTCTATAGGTTCTTCCAGAGTGTCTTCTGGCGCAAGGTGGAGCACTATGGCTATGTACGCATGAAGCGCGAATTAGACGCCTTTCGGGCCCTGAGGCAGAAGACTGTAGCCAGGTGTCTAGCAGGGGGCCCTGTTGGTCCAGAGATCATGGCAGACGACCTGCGGCCCTGGCAGCCGGGAAGTGTCACCATACTGGGCTATAACCTGAGGCAGAATCTCACCTCTGCCCAATACAGAGACTGCTTCAGAATGGTCTTACCAGAACTCCAGTATCATGCTTACCTCTATTACAGGCAATATGGAAGGAACATGCGCCCCCTTCCCACCACGT